Proteins encoded in a region of the Flavobacteriaceae bacterium HL-DH10 genome:
- a CDS encoding DUF4197 domain-containing protein, with product MIRKLLVILLIFNLTACAELQQVVNQLPQGTGTIGNADIASGLRQALDLGIDKQVSKLTQTDGFFKNDLVKILLPEELQKVDKALRDIGLSKLADEGLKVLNRAAEDAVKEATPIFIDAVKGITFADAKSILLGNDDAATQYLISKTQTALYDKFNPVIKNSFDKVGADQIWNNLINKYNAIPFTNNVNPDLTDYVTGEALKGVYTMIAVEEKDIRTKVSSRTTNLLKKVFALQD from the coding sequence ATGATTCGTAAACTTTTAGTAATTCTTTTAATTTTCAATCTAACTGCCTGTGCAGAACTTCAACAAGTGGTTAATCAATTACCACAAGGTACAGGAACAATTGGTAATGCTGATATTGCTTCAGGATTAAGACAAGCCTTAGACCTAGGAATAGATAAACAAGTAAGCAAGCTTACTCAAACCGATGGTTTTTTTAAGAATGATTTAGTCAAAATTTTATTACCAGAAGAATTACAAAAAGTAGACAAAGCCCTAAGAGATATTGGCTTAAGCAAATTAGCCGATGAAGGATTAAAAGTACTAAATAGAGCTGCAGAAGATGCTGTTAAAGAAGCAACACCTATATTTATTGATGCGGTAAAAGGGATTACATTTGCTGATGCTAAAAGCATTTTACTAGGTAATGATGATGCAGCTACTCAATACCTAATATCTAAAACCCAAACGGCACTTTACGATAAATTCAACCCCGTTATTAAAAATTCTTTTGATAAAGTTGGAGCAGATCAAATCTGGAACAACCTAATAAATAAATACAATGCCATTCCTTTTACAAATAATGTAAACCCAGATTTAACCGACTATGTAACCGGTGAAGCTTTAAAAGGCGTATACACGATGATTGCTGTTGAAGAAAAAGATATTAGGACTAAAGTTTCTTCTAGAACAACTAATTTATTAAAGAAAGTTTTTGCTTTACAAGATTAA
- a CDS encoding Lacal_2735 family protein produces the protein MNKNDIIKKNQDKLNARYKELVEQAYNFRQTDSALSDISEYKAIKLLNKLNRLKYLYREQQQIAV, from the coding sequence ATGAATAAGAACGACATTATAAAAAAGAATCAAGATAAGCTTAACGCACGTTATAAAGAACTCGTTGAGCAAGCTTATAATTTTCGTCAAACAGATTCTGCTCTAAGTGACATCTCAGAATACAAAGCCATAAAACTTCTTAATAAACTTAATAGGTTAAAATACCTTTACCGAGAGCAACAACAAATAGCAGTTTAA
- a CDS encoding helical backbone metal receptor, translating into MKIEDQLNRTIHLKEIPKRIISLVPSQTELLCDLGLKSALVGVTKFCVHPHNIKKEVTVVGGTKQIDLKKIKSLSPDIILCNKEENTKEIVEACELICHVHVSDIFTIEDSLELIKQYGDIFDRHKEAGEIIARINEEVADFKVFIKDQPTLKTAYFIWKKPYMVAGSNTFINYLLRLNKFENVYEVSERYPEVNLDKKHVNKTLQVVLLSSEPFPFKEKHKKIFQENYPTAKIVLADGEMFSWYGSRLLKAFRYFKQLRLNLHNDQLY; encoded by the coding sequence ATGAAAATAGAAGATCAACTCAATAGAACTATTCATTTAAAAGAAATTCCTAAACGCATTATATCTTTAGTGCCAAGTCAAACAGAATTACTTTGCGATTTAGGTTTAAAATCAGCCTTGGTTGGTGTTACTAAGTTTTGTGTGCATCCGCATAATATAAAAAAAGAGGTTACAGTTGTAGGCGGAACAAAACAAATCGATTTAAAAAAGATTAAATCATTATCTCCAGATATTATTCTTTGTAATAAAGAAGAAAACACCAAAGAGATTGTAGAGGCTTGTGAACTGATATGTCATGTGCATGTGTCTGATATTTTTACAATAGAAGATAGTTTGGAATTAATAAAACAATACGGAGATATTTTTGATAGACATAAAGAGGCAGGAGAAATAATAGCTAGAATTAATGAAGAAGTTGCTGACTTCAAAGTTTTTATTAAAGACCAACCAACATTAAAAACGGCTTATTTTATTTGGAAAAAGCCTTATATGGTAGCAGGAAGTAACACCTTTATAAATTATTTACTCAGGCTTAATAAGTTTGAAAATGTTTATGAAGTGAGCGAACGTTACCCAGAAGTTAATCTTGATAAGAAGCATGTTAACAAAACGTTACAAGTTGTTCTTTTGTCTAGTGAGCCTTTTCCGTTTAAAGAAAAGCATAAAAAAATATTTCAAGAAAATTATCCTACCGCAAAAATTGTTTTAGCTGATGGAGAAATGTTTTCTTGGTATGGCTCTCGGTTATTAAAAGCCTTTAGGTATTTTAAGCAGTTGCGTTTAAATCTTCACAATGATCAACTTTACTAG
- the pyrF gene encoding orotidine-5'-phosphate decarboxylase: MTTNQLVQEINKKKSFLCIGLDVDLNKIPQHLLKEEDPIFAFNKAIIDATHYLCVAYKPNTAFYEAYGLKGWKALEKTINYLNEKYPEIFTIADAKRGDIGNTSTMYAKAFFEDLAFDSVTVAPYMGKDSVEPFLAFEDKHTIMLALTSNAGAFDFQTKTVEGKELYKQVLETSKTWENSENLMYVVGATKAEYFADIRQIIPDSFLLVPGVGAQGGNLQDVCKYGMNDSVGLLINSSRGIIYASSQEDFAQAAANKAEELQKEMALILNQ, translated from the coding sequence GTGACGACAAACCAGCTTGTTCAAGAAATCAACAAAAAGAAATCTTTTTTATGTATTGGATTAGATGTTGATTTAAATAAAATTCCACAACATCTTTTAAAAGAAGAAGACCCTATTTTTGCTTTTAATAAAGCCATTATTGATGCTACACATTATTTGTGTGTGGCTTATAAACCTAATACTGCATTTTATGAAGCTTATGGTTTAAAAGGTTGGAAGGCTTTAGAAAAGACTATTAATTATTTAAACGAAAAGTATCCAGAAATATTTACTATTGCTGATGCAAAACGTGGTGATATAGGGAATACAAGTACTATGTATGCGAAGGCTTTTTTTGAAGATTTAGCGTTTGATTCTGTTACTGTGGCTCCTTATATGGGAAAAGATTCAGTAGAACCTTTTTTAGCTTTTGAAGATAAGCATACTATTATGTTGGCGTTAACATCTAATGCAGGTGCTTTCGATTTTCAAACAAAAACTGTTGAAGGAAAAGAACTTTATAAACAGGTTTTAGAAACATCAAAAACATGGGAAAACTCAGAAAACTTAATGTATGTAGTTGGAGCTACAAAAGCTGAGTATTTTGCAGACATACGTCAAATTATTCCAGATAGTTTTTTATTAGTGCCAGGCGTAGGAGCGCAAGGAGGTAATTTACAAGATGTTTGTAAATATGGCATGAATGATAGCGTAGGTTTACTTATTAATTCTTCACGCGGTATAATTTACGCTTCTAGTCAAGAGGATTTTGCGCAAGCTGCTGCAAATAAAGCTGAAGAACTTCAAAAAGAAATGGCGCTAATTTTAAATCAATAA
- the prfA gene encoding peptide chain release factor 1 — translation MLEKLQIIKQRFDEVSDLIIQPDIISDQKRYVQLNKEYKDLRILMDKREEYLEFTNNLAEAEEIISDGSDAEMVEMAKMQYDEAKAGIPKLEEEIKVLLIPKDPEDSKNAVVELRAGTGGDEASIFAGDLFRMYSKYCESRGWKVDTVDFSEGTNGGFKEIQFEVTGEDVYGTLKFEAGVHRVQRVPQTETQGRVHTSAATVMVFPEAEEFDVEINPKDVRIDFFCSSGPGGQSVNTTYSAVRLTHVPTGLVAQCQDQKSQHKNKEKAFKVLRSRLYEMELAKKNEEDAAKRGSMVSSGDRSAKIRTYNYSQGRVTDHRIGLTLYDLSNIVNGDIQKILDELQLAENTEKLKANDDVI, via the coding sequence ATGTTAGAGAAATTACAAATAATAAAGCAACGTTTTGATGAGGTTAGTGATTTAATTATTCAACCAGATATTATTAGCGATCAAAAACGATATGTTCAGTTAAATAAAGAATATAAAGACTTGCGAATTCTTATGGATAAGCGAGAAGAGTATTTAGAATTTACCAATAATTTAGCCGAAGCTGAAGAAATAATTTCAGATGGTAGTGATGCCGAAATGGTTGAAATGGCTAAAATGCAATATGATGAAGCTAAAGCTGGAATTCCAAAACTTGAAGAAGAAATAAAAGTATTATTAATACCAAAAGATCCTGAAGATTCTAAGAATGCTGTGGTTGAACTTCGTGCTGGAACAGGTGGAGATGAAGCAAGTATTTTTGCAGGCGATTTGTTTAGAATGTACTCTAAATATTGTGAAAGTAGAGGCTGGAAAGTTGATACAGTCGATTTTAGTGAAGGAACCAATGGTGGTTTTAAAGAAATTCAGTTTGAAGTAACAGGCGAAGATGTTTATGGAACATTAAAATTTGAAGCTGGTGTACACCGTGTACAACGTGTACCTCAAACCGAAACACAAGGGCGTGTGCATACCAGTGCTGCAACAGTTATGGTTTTCCCTGAAGCTGAAGAGTTTGATGTTGAAATTAATCCAAAAGATGTTCGAATAGATTTTTTCTGTTCTTCTGGCCCTGGAGGACAATCGGTAAATACAACCTATTCAGCAGTGCGTTTAACACACGTACCAACTGGTTTGGTAGCACAATGTCAAGATCAAAAATCGCAACATAAGAATAAAGAAAAAGCCTTTAAGGTATTGCGTTCGCGTTTATACGAAATGGAGTTGGCTAAGAAGAATGAAGAAGATGCAGCCAAACGTGGTAGCATGGTGAGTTCTGGAGATAGAAGTGCTAAAATTAGAACGTATAATTATTCGCAAGGGCGTGTTACCGATCATAGAATAGGATTAACCCTTTACGATTTAAGTAATATTGTAAATGGTGATATTCAAAAAATATTAGATGAATTGCAATTAGCAGAAAATACTGAGAAGTTAAAAGCTAATGATGATGTGATTTAA